One window of the Eucalyptus grandis isolate ANBG69807.140 chromosome 6, ASM1654582v1, whole genome shotgun sequence genome contains the following:
- the LOC104449139 gene encoding serine acetyltransferase 1, chloroplastic-like, with the protein MSRKKLPNSSTGEKIAMILPNIGTRFPEKIVVSMRSLVVAPSSSCVCKASPGFSLKTRFSIHNHLRSLRASLPLPPSPLPSPSSSSQTKPPWLHHSDMAACVNDAPRTENRKFTRDSCPGERGYSLRFANLFRPRISSPLSSVPVLQNRGKTTHIRKVVDDLDEDKEDVWLRMREEARSDVSHEPILSNYYESSILSQDSLESALASHLSIKLSNPSLPGGTLYELFHGVLAEDREIVKSVKEDLRAAHDRDPACVSYVHCFSNFKGFLACQAHRVAHKLWSQGRQAIALLIQNRVSEVFAVDIHPGAKLGRGLLFDHATGLVVGETAVIGNNVSILHNVTLGGTGKESGDRHPKIGDGVLIGAGTCILGNIRIGDGAKIGAGSVVLKDVPPRTSAVGNPARLVGGKENPVRLDKMPSLTMDHTSHISEWSDYVI; encoded by the coding sequence ATGAGCCGAAAGAAACTCCCTAATTCGAGCACTGGGGAAAAAATTGCTATGATCCTCCCAAATATAGGCACTCGTTTTCCCGAGAAAATCGTGGTTTCCATGAGAAGTCTGGTCGTAGCTCCATCTTCATCGTGTGTTTGTAAGGCCTCTCCTGGCTTCTCTCTCAAGACCCGATTCTCTATCCACAATCACCTCCGATCCTTGCGCGCATCTCTCCCACTCCCACCATCACCATTGCCATCACCCTCGTCTTCCTCTCAAACCAAGCCACCCTGGCTTCACCACTCTGACATGGCCGCCTGTGTCAACGACGCGCCGAGAACAGAGAATCGCAAATTTACCCGCGACTCATGCCCGGGCGAGCGCGGATACAGCCTCAGGTTCGCGAATTTGTTCCGACCCAGAATTTCTAGCCCCCTTTCGAGCGTACCCGTTTTGCAGAACCGAGGAAAGACCACGCACATCAGGAAGGTCGTCGACGACTTAGACGAAGACAAAGAAGACGTGTGGCTCCGGATGCGAGAAGAGGCCCGCTCGGATGTTTCTCATGAGCCCATACTGTCCAACTACTATGAAAGCTCGATACTTTCGCAGGACTCGCTCGAGAGCGCGTTGGCTAGTCATTTGTCGATCAAGCTAAGCAATCCGAGCCTTCCCGGGGGGACTCTGTATGAGCTATTTCATGGGGTGCTGGCAGAAGATCGAGAAATTGTCAAGTCTGTGAAAGAAGATTTGAGAGCAGCTCACGACAGAGACCCCGCTTGCGTGAGCTATGTGCACTGTTTTTCGAACTTTAAGGGTTTTCTTGCGTGTCAGGCTCACAGGGTGGCTCACAAGCTGTGGTCACAGGGGAGGCAGGCCATTGCGTTGCTAATACAGAACAGGGTCTCTGAGGTTTTCGCGGTGGACATCCATCCTGGAGCGAAACTCGGGCGAGGGTTGCTCTTCGATCATGCAACAGGCCTTGTTGTTGGCGAGACGGCTGTGATTGGTAACAACGTGTCGATTTTGCACAACGTGACATTGGGAGGGACCGGGAAAGAGTCCGGTGACCGGCACCCGAAGATCGGTGATGGGGTGTTGATCGGGGCTGGGACTTGCATCTTGGGGAACATCAGGATTGGAGATGGAGCGAAGATTGGAGCCGGGTCGGTAGTGCTAAAGGACGTGCCCCCGCGGACAAGTGCAGTCGGGAACCCTGCGAGGTTGGTCGGAGGCAAGGAAAACCCAGTTAGGCTTGATAAGATGCCTAGCCTCACAATGGACCACACCTCTCATATATCTGAGTGGTCAGACTATGTTATTTAG